In Leishmania major strain Friedlin complete genome, chromosome 26, a genomic segment contains:
- a CDS encoding cdp-diacylglycerol synthetase-like protein, translated as MPKEKKQRVVLLPLIPTGGDLSPAVDDTMAKGKHSTCGDGATGGRSPATAAASAADGKKLGYKDVINRTIFTILMAYVFLCWISVGIRFGLFLLFVIESTMFYEVTRINQRVRKERQLPSVLFIKWYFFVVCYVFVSLFCNREPLQNTFAWFDKVYDLLPFAFFCCVMLGLVIFVLSLRKGMYRYQFIQFTWTAMMLMLCQVQFAGEMRNMVRGMIWFLLPVSCVVNNDIWAYVFGKCFGRRKLLSLSPKKTVEGFLGAFLFTVIWSFWFCGFLSHFPQMYCPAVGFTNAVNSHCEPNPIFLQEEVAFPQWIQQVSGGMLTTFLVSPAQKHALVLGTFASLLAPFGGFFASGLKRAFKLKDFGDLIPGHGGMTDRMDCQGLMGLFTYCYLRTYVFHETKCPGANDITRCALRMDAEHRQTLVNQLLQSLQA; from the coding sequence ATGccaaaggaaaagaagcagcgggttgttctgctgccgctcatcCCCACCGGCGGTGATTTGAGCCCAGCTGTGGACGACACCATGGCAAAGGGCAAGCACAGTACatgcggcgatggcgccacTGGTGGCAGAagccccgccaccgccgccgcgtcggcagCTGACGGCAAGAAGCTGGGGTACAAGGACGTCATTAACCGCACCATATTCACGATTCTTATGGCGTACGTTTTTCTGTGCTGGATCTCTGTCGGTATTCGCTTTGGCCTCTTCCTGCTCTTTGTGATCGAGAGCACCATGTTCTACGAGGTAACCCGGATCAATCAGCGGGTGCGCAAAGAGCGTCAGCTGCCGTCGGTGCTCTTCATCAAGTGGTActtcttcgtcgtctgctACGTTTTTGTTAGTCTCTTTTGCAATCGCGAACCGCTGCAAAACACCTTTGCATGGTTTGACAAGGTATACGACCTGCTTCCCTTCGCGTTCTTCTGTTGTGTGATGCTAGGGCTCGTCATCTTCGTGCTGAGCCTGCGCAAGGGCATGTACCGCTATCAGTTCATCCAGTTCACATGGACAGCAATGATGCTGATGCTGTGTCAGGTGCAGTTTGCTGGCGAAATGCGCAACATGGTGCGCGGCATGATCTGGTTCCTGCTGCCGGTGAGCTGTGTCGTCAACAACGACATTTGGGCCTACGTCTTTGGGAAGTGTTTCGGGCGAAGAAAGCTGCTGTCCCTGTCGCCAAAGAAGACGGTGGAGGGGTTCCTCGGTGCGTTCCTCTTCACAGTCATTTGGTCCTTCTGGTTCTGCGGCTTTCTGAGCCACTTCCCGCAGATGTACTGCCCTGCCGTGGGCTTCACCAACGCCGTGAACTCCCACTGCGAGCCCAACCCCATCTTCCTACAGGAGGAGGTTGCCTTTCCGCAGTGGATACAGCAGGTGTCGGGTGGTATGCTGACCACCTTTCTCGTCTCACCAGCGCAGAAGCACGCCCTCGTGCTAGGGACGTTTGCGTCGCTCCTCGCCCCATTCGGTGGCTTCTTCGCAAGTGGACTGAAGCGTGCCTTCAAGCTCAAGGACTTTGGTGACCTCATCCCCGGCCACGGCGGCATGACGGACCGTATGGACTGTCAGGGCCTCATGGGCCTCTTCACGTACTGCTACCTCCGCACCTACGTCTTCCACGAAACCAAGTGCCCCGGTGCGAACGACATTACGCGCTGCGCCCTTCGCATGGACGCCGAGCATCGTCAGACCTTGGTgaaccagctgctgcagtcaCTGCAGGCATAG
- the S33-1 gene encoding putative 40S ribosomal protein S33: MADSKKDNKKTEEVVTQGTDQAQVGLIIKVLGRTGSRGNVTQVRVRLMAEAGSPDYNRTIVRNVKGPCKENDMLSLMETEREARRLR; the protein is encoded by the coding sequence ATGGCTGATTCGAAGAAGGACAACAAGAAGACCGAGGAGGTCGTCACCCAGGGTACGGACCAGGCCCAGGTTGGCCTAATCATCAAGGTTCTGGGCCGCACCGGCTCTCGCGGCAACGTGACccaggtgcgcgtgcgcctgaTGGCCGAGGCCGGCTCCCCGGACTACAACCGCACGATCGTGCGCAACGTGAAGGGCCCATGCAAGGAGAACGACATGCTCTCCCTCATGGAAACCGAGCGTGAGGCCCGCCGTCTCCGTTAA